From the Polynucleobacter acidiphobus genome, the window TTTAATATGGCTTCTGCACGCTTTCTGGCTTCAGCTTGAGCGCTGGGACCCGCTCCCTCTTCCACCGGGATAAAAATTTGAGCAACCGCAATCTCTTCAGGACCTGAGCCTGCTGCGGCAGGCTCCGCCCCACGACGCTGCATCTGCTCAACAATAAAGTTATCGATTTCAGCATCGGAGATCTTAATTTGTGAGTCAACCTCCCGCTCTCGTAAGCGCGCTTTTAGAACATCCTCACGCAATAACTCACGATAACGCTGAAAACTAATACCTGATTTAGTGACCGTCTCCCGAAATTCATTGAAGGTCAACTTATTCCGAGTTGCGATATCTTCAATAATTTTATTAAGCTCTTTATCGTTAACGGCCAAACCAGTTTGCTCCGCTTCCTGAATTTGAATTTTCTCTAAGATCAAGTTTTCAAGAACTTGCTTACGCAGCTCATCACCCTCTGGCAGCTTTTTCGCTCCAGCTGGTGCCTGCTTTTGGATTGAGGCAACCCGATCATCAATTTCTTTGCGCGTTACAACCCCGGTGTTCACAACCGCTACTACCCCATCAATATTGATGATCTTAGGCTCATTAGCAGAGGGATTATTTTGTGCACCTAATGGCTGACTAAACAACACGCCCAAGAATCCAATTACCATCAAAAAACGAGGCACGCTGAACTTTAGGAATGAATTACGACACAAAATCATTATTGATAATTTTCGTAGGGTGAAGGTGGCAAAGGCTTAGCTACCGGCTGGTATCCAGGAACGTTCAGACGCATCACATCGACTGGGTTATTTCCAACACTAGCAAAACCTCTAAATTCTAATTGAAAAAGGACTTGGGTAGTGGTGATCTGGGAAGTGTTACGGGCTTGAGAGTAAGCAAAACGAGCGGTCCAACAATCTGCGTCGTACTGCAATCCCACTAAGGTATTTAAGGTCTTCGCTGTTAAGGCATCGTATCCCCAACGGCCCAATACACGGTATTTTTTTAATATTGGCCACTCGCCAAATGCATTGTATTGATCGGTCTGAGTGACCCCCGAGTTCGTTCCATCGGTTGGCGGATTCCAAACATTACGATAAGCAAAATTGAGACTGCGGCCTGGTGTTGGTCGCCATCCAGCACCCACACTGCTTTGTACAAAGCGGTTAAGTTGGGTGTTGTACTGCCCAAACAAATCGACGTTAAAGTTCCCTAGCAAACGGATCGTACTAGCGCCCAAGGTATCGGAATAACGTGTTGGGTTTTGGATCGTGCCATTTAAACCCACCCGTTGACCTGTGAAATCCTGGCGCTGCGCCAGGGTCACTGTGGCACGCTCTGCACCCGTATTTGTTTCTAAAACACGGCTTGTCAATCCCATGGTTAATTTATTGTTATCAGCTACGCGGTCATTACCCACGAAAGTGTTCTCACTAAATATTTGGGTAATACCAAAACCCGCATCAGCAGTATCAAATAATGGGGTCTGCGCCTGACTCTGGAATGGGGTGTAGACATAGAAGGCACGTGGCTCCATGGTCACAATCATGTCGCGCCCAAAGAAACCTTTCATTTCCGTTGCATCGCGCTCAAATGCCAAACCAGAATCCAAGCTAAAAGTTGGTAAAGCAAATCCTTGAATAGGTTGATTTAAGGATTGATTAATCGAAGTCGATGGGCTATTTGTAAGTACTCCAGAATATTGATTGGCTTGAAAACTAAGTTTTGGCTTTAAGTAATAGCCAGGGGTAATTTGTGGCATGGCAATGCTACCCCGGATCACGGTTCGATCGGCTTGACTAAATGATCCCCCCTGGGGCATTCCGGAGGCAGGCGCATACAAATTATTGGTGTTGTATGAAAAGCGAGTGAAATCCGCACCAAATGTAATGTCGGGAGTTCGATTAAATCCACCCGAGAATGACCCAGGGGCGCCCAAGGCACGCTGATTACGATAATTGGCGGTAACTTGCGGCAAGATGTTGTAGGGAGAAGTAACGGGTGATGTTGGATCTGGCTGCAAAGTCTGAAAGGTCAGTGCGCGCGCTGTGAAATTCCAGTTTTTAATTCCGCCATAATTGGTACCCACCTCTTGCCGGAACTGATTGGTCACCGCGCCGCCGATGCCGTACGAGAAATCAATCGGATACAAGTTATCCGACACCTTACTGACATTCGCGTAACCATTCCACGCTCGACCTAACATTTGTCGCTGTTGCCAGTCGTACTTCCAGCGATCGCGTCCTAAAATTTTGTCGTAGTTCATGAACTGACCACTTAACGTTCCTGAATACTTTGGATCAATGTAACGAAAATCACCGCCTAACAATGTACCGCGGTGGTTCATGAACCGAGGGGTAACGGTGAGATCGCGATTCGGTGCAATATTGATGTAATACGGCTGTGCAATATCTAAACCATTATTCGAGTTATAGCCAATTACGGGCGCTAATAATCCAGAGCGACGTTGATTTGAGGTAGGCAAACTAAAGTAAGGTGCATACGCAATCGGCACATCAAAAAAACGCATCACACCATTGCGGCCCGTCATTTGTTTTTGTTCTTGATCAACTTCAATCTGACTGGCCGTGAAATACCAATCTAAATTATCTGGACTGCAAGTGGTGTAGGTGGCTTTATCAAAGATAAAGATGTCAGCAGACTCGATGGTTAACTTATTCGCTTGACCGCGTCCGCGAACATCTCGAAGCTCATACTTTGGTTTATCCATCTCGCCTTCGCGTGCATCGACCTTAAAGCGTGCGCGTGGCCCCGAGAACTGAGTCGTTCCCTTAATTAACTCCACATTACCGATCAAATTTGCAATATCAGTATCGGGGTCATAATTAATTTCATCGGCCTTAATGACGGTGTCATTCCGGCGAATTTGAGCACGTCCCTTCAAGTTCATTTGACGATCAACCACGCCATCAATTTCATCGCTAAAGGAGAAGGTCAGGGCCTCACTATCTGGAATCGGTTTACCGACCCGCAATTGATCATCTAACTTTAAGACCGTTACTTCAGCACGGCTAGGAACTAAAGTTGTGGTTGGGAGGGATCCAACCGGCAGTGGTCGAGGTGGCTCACCAATCGGAACCGGCGCTTGCTTTTGTAACTCTTGTTGAGTCTGGTTTTGTTGTGACGATGGTAGCAATGGTGAAATCGTATTAACAACTGGACCCAAGTTTTGGGCCATCAGCGGCATGGCTAGCATTAAAGGGGAGAGCATTAACCCCCGGCCCAGGATCGCGTACGGGGTCTTTAAAGATGCGAGATAGGCGCTGATGCCGGCGCGAAGGCGATAATGACTCATGGATCCTGACAGCCTTATTATACGAACCGATCATGCCTGACAATCGCTTAATTCAAATGAATCAATGGCTTGATAGCCAAGTAGGCCGCTGGGGGCTAGAGACTGCCAGCTTGGCCCCCGCTTCCTCAGATGCGAGCTTTCGGCGCTACTTCCGAATGACTAGCTCTCACCCCCAATATCCCAGCCTGATTGTGATGGATGCCCCACCCGATAAAGAGACCGTTTTACCCTTTATTCAGGTTGCCAATCTTTTGAAGGATGCGGGGCTTCATGTACCCCTCATCCTCGAAGAGAATCAGGAAAAAGGATTTCTGCTACTCAGTGATCTAGGAAGCAAGACCTATCTAAACGTCTTATCTCCGAGTAATGCAAAAGCGCTTTATCGCGATGCCAGCCAAGCCTTGGTAAAAATGCAGCTTGCGACTCGTGAGGGTGTTTTACCGCCCTATGATGATGCAACTCTGCAGCGCGAACTCGATCTATTTGATGAGTGGTATTTAAAGCGCCACCATCAATACGCCTTGAGTGAAGATGAGAAAAATCAACTTCACACGATTTTTCAGTTGATTAAAGAAAATAATCTTGCTCAATCGCAGGTATATGTTCACCGCGATTTTCATTCTCGCAATTTAATGCATTGCTCATCCAATAACCCCGGCATTTTGGATTTTCAAGATGCCTTATATGGTCCGATTACCTATGACATCGTCTCTTTATTACGCGACGCTTATATTGAGTGGACCGAAGAAGAGGTGCTTGATTTCTTGATTGAGTATTGGGATATGGCGCGCGCTTCTGGCTTGAAAGTTCCGTCTGATTTTGCTGATTTTTATCGGGACTTTGAATGGATGGGCCTACAGCGTCACCTGAAAGTCCTGGGTATCTTTGCGCGCTTATATCACCGTGATGGCAAAGCCAATTACTTAAACGATATACCCTTGGTTCTCAAATACACGCGTGCGGTTGCAAGTCGTTACAGCTGCTTTAAGCCCCTCTTGCGGATTTTGGATCAAGTCGCAAAGCAGTCGTGCTAACTGTTCACTACTGATGACTCCACAATATCCACCTTGTCTTTTATTGGCCGCCGGTCGTGGGGAGCGCATGCGCCCATTAAGCGACCATACCCCGAAACCGCTTTTAAAGGTTAAAGGCAAGTCTTTGTTAAGCTGGCATCTGGAATCGCTACAGCGGGCTGGGATTCAACATGTGGTGATCAACCATGCCTGGCTTGGTAAACAGATCGAGACAGCCTTAGGGAATGGCAATGAATATGGATTATCCATTCAGTACTCTCCGGAGGTAACTGCCTTAGAGACGGCCGGGGGAATCTGCCAAGCATTACCCATTCTCAACCCGACTGATTTCTTTTTAGTAATTAATGGCGATGTTTATAGTCCCAATTTTCCGATTCAAGAATTGATCCAACGTACTGAACAACTCCGCAATCAAGCGCAGTTCTTAGCTCATCTTATTTTGGTTCCCAATCCACCCCATCACCCCACAGGCGACTTTTATCTTGATGGCGCTATCGTCCGTGGAGAAGAGTGTTCGAATGCTAACTGTCCAAAACTGACTTTTTCAGGGATTGGCATCTACCATCGGAGCCTATTTGACGGCTTAAATCGGGGAGAAAGTGCTAAATTAGCCCCCATCTTACGCAGGGCAATGCTCCATAATCAAATCTCCGGTGAAAAATATTTAGGTTCGTGGCAGGATGTAGGTAGTCCCGAACGCTTAGCTGAACTGAATCGATCCTAAAACCATCAAGATGAATCATCCTCACTCGCACAATCCGCTCATGCATGCCTGCCAACAGCGCCGTGATCGCTTGGCATCGATCATTCAGGCTAAAACAGGTGGTGGGGTAGTCATTCTAGGAACGGCCCCTGAAAAAGCACGCAATCGAGATAGCGACTTTCCCTATCGGCATGACAGCGATTTCTTTTACCTCACCGGTTTTGAAGAGCCTGCGGCTACCTTGGTGATGCTAGTTACAAAATCAAGCTATGAGACCCACCTCTTCTGTCGACCCAAAGATCTCGAACGCGAGATATGGGATGGATACCGCTTAGGCCCCCAAGAAGCGCCCGCCCATTTACGAATAAACGCTGCATACCCAAATTCAGAGTTAGACCAAAAACTGCCGGATTTCTTAGCGGATCAAGACGCGGTATACGTCAAACTTGCTACAGCCTCACAAGAGGATACGTCTTTGCGCGGATGGATGAACACGGTACGCCAACGGGCTCGC encodes:
- a CDS encoding LPS-assembly protein LptD: MSHYRLRAGISAYLASLKTPYAILGRGLMLSPLMLAMPLMAQNLGPVVNTISPLLPSSQQNQTQQELQKQAPVPIGEPPRPLPVGSLPTTTLVPSRAEVTVLKLDDQLRVGKPIPDSEALTFSFSDEIDGVVDRQMNLKGRAQIRRNDTVIKADEINYDPDTDIANLIGNVELIKGTTQFSGPRARFKVDAREGEMDKPKYELRDVRGRGQANKLTIESADIFIFDKATYTTCSPDNLDWYFTASQIEVDQEQKQMTGRNGVMRFFDVPIAYAPYFSLPTSNQRRSGLLAPVIGYNSNNGLDIAQPYYINIAPNRDLTVTPRFMNHRGTLLGGDFRYIDPKYSGTLSGQFMNYDKILGRDRWKYDWQQRQMLGRAWNGYANVSKVSDNLYPIDFSYGIGGAVTNQFRQEVGTNYGGIKNWNFTARALTFQTLQPDPTSPVTSPYNILPQVTANYRNQRALGAPGSFSGGFNRTPDITFGADFTRFSYNTNNLYAPASGMPQGGSFSQADRTVIRGSIAMPQITPGYYLKPKLSFQANQYSGVLTNSPSTSINQSLNQPIQGFALPTFSLDSGLAFERDATEMKGFFGRDMIVTMEPRAFYVYTPFQSQAQTPLFDTADAGFGITQIFSENTFVGNDRVADNNKLTMGLTSRVLETNTGAERATVTLAQRQDFTGQRVGLNGTIQNPTRYSDTLGASTIRLLGNFNVDLFGQYNTQLNRFVQSSVGAGWRPTPGRSLNFAYRNVWNPPTDGTNSGVTQTDQYNAFGEWPILKKYRVLGRWGYDALTAKTLNTLVGLQYDADCWTARFAYSQARNTSQITTTQVLFQLEFRGFASVGNNPVDVMRLNVPGYQPVAKPLPPSPYENYQ
- a CDS encoding aminoglycoside phosphotransferase family protein; protein product: MPDNRLIQMNQWLDSQVGRWGLETASLAPASSDASFRRYFRMTSSHPQYPSLIVMDAPPDKETVLPFIQVANLLKDAGLHVPLILEENQEKGFLLLSDLGSKTYLNVLSPSNAKALYRDASQALVKMQLATREGVLPPYDDATLQRELDLFDEWYLKRHHQYALSEDEKNQLHTIFQLIKENNLAQSQVYVHRDFHSRNLMHCSSNNPGILDFQDALYGPITYDIVSLLRDAYIEWTEEEVLDFLIEYWDMARASGLKVPSDFADFYRDFEWMGLQRHLKVLGIFARLYHRDGKANYLNDIPLVLKYTRAVASRYSCFKPLLRILDQVAKQSC
- the murU gene encoding N-acetylmuramate alpha-1-phosphate uridylyltransferase MurU; its protein translation is MTPQYPPCLLLAAGRGERMRPLSDHTPKPLLKVKGKSLLSWHLESLQRAGIQHVVINHAWLGKQIETALGNGNEYGLSIQYSPEVTALETAGGICQALPILNPTDFFLVINGDVYSPNFPIQELIQRTEQLRNQAQFLAHLILVPNPPHHPTGDFYLDGAIVRGEECSNANCPKLTFSGIGIYHRSLFDGLNRGESAKLAPILRRAMLHNQISGEKYLGSWQDVGSPERLAELNRS